From a single Amyelois transitella isolate CPQ chromosome 18, ilAmyTran1.1, whole genome shotgun sequence genomic region:
- the LOC106137882 gene encoding succinate dehydrogenase [ubiquinone] cytochrome b small subunit, mitochondrial — translation MALSMFLRSPACASRLQQQCMRFSTQSLARSSTPLIVPLKNITLLEAKKSTPILNSVRDFRTSMVRMSEEKAHDHAKLWVVEKLTAAVLVPLIPLGLLMPNKLFDSVLAILITAHSFWGLEAIAVDYARASVVGPVLAKLAVILVYLVSIATLGGLFYVIGHDVGIAGTVRQLWSVKSENRA, via the exons ATGGCACTGTCAATGTTTCTTCGTAGTCCAG CTTGTGCAAGCCGCTTGCAACAGCAATGCATGCGCTTCTCAACACAGTCCCTGGCACGGAGCAGCACCCCCTTGATAGTgccacttaaaaatataaccctTCTTGAAGCGAAGAAATCCACACCTATTTTAAATTCT gTCCGCGACTTCCGAACATCAATGGTACGCATGTCGGAAGAGAAGGCCCATGACCACGCCAAGCTGTGGGTCGTGGAGAAACTGACCGCTGCAGTCTTGGTGCCTCTCATCCCGCTCGGTCTGCTGATGCCGAACAAGCTGTTTGACTCGGTGCTCGCTATTCTGATCACAGCCCATAGTTTTTG GGGTCTAGAGGCGATAGCAGTGGATTACGCGCGTGCCTCAGTCGTGGGGCCGGTGCTAGCAAAATTAGCCGTAATCcttgtttatttagtttcaaTAGCGACCCTCGGCGGCTTGTTCTACGTTATAGGACACGATGTCGGTATAGCCGGCACGGTCAGACAGTTGTGGTCGGTCAAGTCTGAAAATCGCGCGTAA